One part of the Bacteroidia bacterium genome encodes these proteins:
- a CDS encoding MATE family efflux transporter: MSEPKSSFIKVFDLIVDAIRGTDEDLTKISINRAIILLAIPMVIEMMMEGIFAVVDAFFVSRISEEAVATVGITENVMSIIYSIAIGVSIAATAMVARRTGEGDKKAAANTAAQAILLAVGLAVLIGIFGTIFSEDILRLMGAEDKVVQQGVGYTRIMFGGNVVIILLFLLNGIFRGIGNANIALRSLIVSNGLNIILDPCLIFGLGPFPEMGIEGAAIATNIGRGTGVLFQLYILFNGSAIIKLLASDFKVQLSIIGRMVKVGAGGAGQYMISSASWIFLMMIITDFGTQVVAGYVIAIRVIIFAILPAWGMSNAAATLVGQNLGAGQPDRAEKSVWITAMYASGLLLVISFIFFFFAPEIVDFFEGGELAKQTAVDCLKIVSLGYFIFGFGMVMSQSLNGSGDTKTPTWINFFCFWLLQAPLAYYTAIYLGWGVTFIYWSVFFSYVVYAIIFAIIFKRGKWKAIQI, translated from the coding sequence ATGTCGGAACCTAAATCTAGCTTTATTAAAGTTTTTGATCTTATTGTTGACGCAATAAGGGGAACAGATGAGGACCTAACCAAAATCAGCATTAATCGTGCGATTATTTTGTTGGCCATTCCCATGGTCATCGAAATGATGATGGAAGGAATCTTTGCTGTGGTGGATGCATTTTTTGTTTCCCGAATCAGTGAAGAAGCCGTAGCAACTGTTGGAATTACGGAAAACGTAATGTCCATCATTTATTCCATTGCCATTGGTGTGAGTATCGCTGCTACTGCCATGGTAGCTCGCCGAACAGGAGAAGGAGATAAAAAAGCAGCAGCGAATACAGCTGCTCAGGCAATTCTACTGGCTGTGGGTTTGGCCGTTTTGATCGGTATTTTTGGAACCATCTTCTCTGAAGATATCCTTCGTCTGATGGGGGCCGAAGACAAAGTCGTCCAACAGGGAGTGGGTTATACCCGCATTATGTTTGGAGGAAATGTGGTCATCATTCTCCTTTTTCTCTTAAATGGGATTTTTCGGGGAATAGGAAATGCAAACATTGCCTTACGAAGTCTGATTGTTTCGAATGGGCTCAACATCATTCTTGACCCTTGTCTGATATTCGGCCTGGGTCCCTTTCCTGAAATGGGAATCGAGGGAGCTGCAATTGCCACCAATATCGGTCGAGGAACCGGAGTTTTATTTCAGCTCTACATCCTCTTCAATGGGAGCGCCATCATCAAATTGCTGGCTTCTGATTTTAAGGTGCAATTGAGCATCATCGGCCGAATGGTGAAAGTAGGAGCTGGTGGAGCCGGACAATACATGATCTCTTCTGCCAGTTGGATTTTTCTGATGATGATTATCACAGATTTCGGAACGCAGGTGGTTGCAGGATATGTAATCGCTATACGGGTGATTATTTTCGCCATACTTCCTGCCTGGGGAATGTCCAATGCCGCAGCTACGCTGGTGGGTCAGAATTTAGGTGCGGGGCAACCCGATCGGGCAGAAAAATCTGTTTGGATAACCGCCATGTATGCCTCCGGACTCTTATTGGTAATATCTTTTATTTTCTTCTTTTTCGCTCCGGAGATCGTTGATTTTTTTGAAGGGGGAGAATTGGCGAAACAAACCGCAGTGGACTGCCTCAAGATTGTTTCCCTGGGCTATTTCATCTTTGGCTTTGGCATGGTCATGTCTCAATCGCTCAATGGAAGTGGAGATACAAAAACTCCTACCTGGATCAATTTCTTTTGTTTTTGGCTCTTGCAGGCTCCATTGGCCTACTATACAGCCATTTATCTGGGATGGGGCGTAACTTTTATCTATTGGTCTGTCTTTTTCTCTTATGTGGTATATGCCATCATATTCGCCATCATTTTCAAGAGAGGAAAATGGAAAGCAATCCAGATCTAG